Part of the Pseudomonadota bacterium genome is shown below.
ACATGGCCATGCTTTCCCGAGCTTTTACCGGGGAGATACACCTTGCCGGAAAATATAATTTCAAAACCGGAGAAGCGCTCTTTCTGATGGCAAGCCTCGCCCTGATCGCCGTTTTCCGGTTCACGGACATCACTCGAATCATCGGCAGCCTGATCCTGGAGGTCGGCCCATGAGCCACCATATCGTCGCCGTCAAAGATCTGCATTACACCTACCCGGACGGGACCGAAGCTCTCAACGGCGTTTCTTTCCGGATTGAACACGGCGAGTCGGTAGCCATCATCGGCGCCAACGGGGCTGGCAAATCAACCCTCCTTCACCATTTGAACGGCTATATCACACCTGGCTCCGGAAGCGTGCAGATTGGAGATTACCCCCTCACCAGAGAAACCATCCAGTATGTCAGACGGTCGGTGGGGATGGTCTTCCAGAACCCGGACGACCAGCTGTTCATGTCGACCGTGTTTGACGATGTGGCCTTCGGCCCCTTGAACCTCGGCCTGCCGGTGGAAGAAGTGCAAAAAAGGGTGCATGAAGCATTGACAACCGTAGGCCTTCCTCATCTCGCCGACCGCCCGCCCCATCGCCTTTCCAGCGGCCAGAAACGGCGGGTGGCCATTGCCTCGGTCCTCTCCATGTCGCCGGACATTCTGGTGATGGATGAGCCATCCTCCGGACTCGACCCGAAAGCAAGACGGCAACTCATCGAACTTCTCGCCTCTTTCAAGCACTCCAAGATCATCGCCACTCACGATCTCGACATGGTCCTTGATCTGTGTGAACGGACCATCGTCATGCACGAGGGGCTGGTCAAGGCCGACGGCCCGACCATGGAAATTTTCCACAACCCAGAACTGCTGGAAGCAAGCTGCCTGGAGCAGCCGCTACGGATGCAGGGGTACGTCGTTTTACAACCGTCCTGAACCCGATGGAGGAATCATCCGGCTCCCAACAGGGGTCGGCCCGTCAAACTGAAATATCACCCGACCTCAGATCCCCCTTTTTCTTTTGAAGTCTTCAATTTTCTCCATCTCCTTCTCAAAACATTCCGGGCAGAATCCATGGCTGACGTTCGCTTCCGAGTGTTTGTGCAAATATACATCCACCTGCTCCCAAAACCCTTCATCGTCACGGATCTTCTTGCAACGGGAGCAGAGGGGAATAATCCCCCTGAGCGCTTTAATTTCGTTCCTGGCGGCAATCAGGGTTGCGATCAGGTCATCCTTTTCCTGTTCAATTTTCCTCTGGGCGACAAGACTTCTGTATGCGTAAAAAGAGGCGGACAACACAGACAGCATCAGCAAAAATGCGATCACAAAAACCGCCAGATTGATCTTGCCGATAATCTTCCCGACCTGTGTCATTGTTTTTGTGATATCGTAATAGATCTCAAAAGCACCGATGATCTCACCATTGTCTCTAATCGGCACATAGCATTCGACAACAAAGCTCTCGAAAACGTCTCCGGCAGTCGTTTTATTCTTGTTTCTCTCCAGTACGCTGTACGCTTTGTTGCTGTTGATAATGTCATTAAAAAACACCCTGTCTGCCTGCATGCCGATATCCCGCGGATCGGTTGCGTATATGATTTTTCCCCGCTCGGAGAAAACCTTGACCTTTTCCAAGGCAAAAATTGATTTTGTCTCATCGATTTTTTCGATAACCTTCAATCCCAGCCGGGTTTCATCCAGGATCGTACCGTGAAGGTGCATAGCCGTAGACATATTGAAGGCCATATCCGTCATCATTTTTTCCGTATGGGTGACGACATAGGACGTGAAAGCCGGTGTTGTTACAAAATAATTGAAGAGCGGAAAGAAGATTGTTGCAAGGGCTGCGGAAACCACGACTCCAATGATTGTTCTCGTTTTCATATCTTCTCACAGGGAATATATATCGCACCAAGGTTCCTGATGAATATCCATCTTCTCATCCAATAAAACACCGGGTCAAGAAGTTTACCGAATTCCCCGCATCAAGCTGAGTTGAGCAGCTTGCCTGCTCGTACCGATGAGTTAAGTTAAGCAGCGTGCCTGCTTATACGAAACTTATGCCCCCCGGGCGAAAGCGAGCTTACGAGACATCGAAACTTATACCTCAAGGGGGTACTGAAGTGAGTACCCGTAGAGTGAAAAAAGGATACCCCCTTCAGCCGGACAGCTTATGGAACCACTTCAGGCAAGTGGAAAATCAGCCTTTTCTCCGGACAGCTCCCGTTCATTCAGGAGACGGAAGCCCGGAGAACCACCGGATATCCGGAAACGACTACAGACCCTCCTCCCGGACTCTTAAATAAGACGGGAACTTCGGAAGACCGGACTTGTAAAATCCATAATACTTGAAAGTGATGGTTGTCCCGACCTGCGGCGGATGGACTCTTTCCTCATCCGTAAAGCCGGTGCCGATTTTGCATCGGGTTCCATTCGGCAGTTCAACCAGTAACGCGCCAAGTCTTTCTCTATTTCTACCCGTGCCCGGCAGGTGGGCAACCACTTCACCCTCCATATCCTGATAGCTTTTAACCTTCAGAATGTCGCTGCTCCTGCCCATGCGGTAGAATGTATCCGGCCTTCTGACAATCAGACCTTCGCCACCCACGCTCTCAACTTTGAACAATTCTTCTTTCAGGTCCTCTTTACTTTTCACCGACTTTTGGGCGATAAGAAAAACATATCCGGAAGGATGCTCTGCAAACCACTCCGCTCCCTTTTGCAGCCGCTGAACAAACGGGGCGTCAGCTTCAGGCACATCGAAGACGGCAAACTTCAGATCAAGCCAACCACTGTGGGGTTGTTGCTTCTTGACTATCCCGACTGTCTTTTCAAAGGTGCCACGCCCGCCCCATATTTCACCTTCAAGGGCAAAGTCAGGGAAATTTTTGAGAAACTCGGCGGGCGGGTTCAATGGAATGCCGTTCTTGGAGAGCAGCCTTTTCCCGTCCCAATACCCTCTGACCCCATCGAGCTTTTCGCTGACCAGCCACCCGGCAACATCGATATTCTGCTCATACACCTGGGGCAGCATGAGTTCAAGAGCCGCCGCAGCAGTTCCCGAGAGGAAAATGGCAAGGAGCGGTATCAGAAGAAGCGTTGCGCGCCTTATCCTGCAGCAATCTAAAACGTATAAACCGTCCAAGCGGCTTGTGTCATTCAAGTTGTTCATTCCAACCGGCTTATTGTAGTGCTGGATCGACTCCACGCGTTCAAGCGAAAAATACCAAATGCAGGTTAGGCGGACAAGCAAATTAATCATGGTAAATATCCAACGCTCCTGTTTAAATATCCGGCAAATCTACTACGGGAAAAATGGAAAAAATGGGTGCCGACTGCAAACCGAAAGCAATTGTCCTCTTAAGTGGCGGGCTTGACTCGACTACAACTCTTGCTATTGCCGGACACGAGGGGTTTGATTGCTACTGTTTAAGCTTTTCCTACGGACAGCGACAGAGTATCGAACTTGAAAAAGCGAAGGTCATTGCCGAAAAAGCGGGAGCTGCCGAGCATCTGATCCTGAATCTTGATCTCGGCAAAATCGGCGGGTCCGCGTTGACCGCTGATATTGAGGTTCCGAAACATGATTCCGTGAGCGAAATCTCCTCATCAATCCCCGTCACCTATGTGCCGGCCCGGAACATCATCTTTCTCTCCCACGCCGTTGCCTGGGCGGAGGTGATCGGGGCCAGGGACATTTTTATCGGCATCAATGCCCTTGATTACAGCGGTTATCCGGATTGCCGACCGGAATTTCTCAAATCCTTCATCAATACCGTGAATCTGGGGACCAAGGCGGGAGCGGAATCCGGCGACAGATTCAATATCCACGCCCCGCTGATCAAATTGACCAAGAAAGAGATCATCGAAAAAGGGCTCTCCCTCGGGGTTGACTATTCCTTCACCCATAGCTGCTACGACCCGGACGATCAGGGCCGCGCCTGCGGCAGATGCGACTCCTGCCTGCTCCGGCGCAAAGGGTTTCACGAAGCCGGGGAGACCGATCCGGTTTCATACAGATAACCAGCTGAAATTATTGAACAATGACACTCTTCCTGCAAGATATCGGCGCCCTGCTGATGGTCGGGCTGCCCGGCCCGGAAATGGATGATTCCACCCGTTCTCTGATCCGTGAATCCGGGGTGCGAAACTTCATTATTTTCAAAAGAAATGTGGAAAATCCGGCCCAGCTGAAAAAACTGTGCGCGGAGATCATTGCGGACTGTATCAACAGCGGTTACGGCAGACCACTGATCTCCATTGATCAGGAAGGCGGAACAGTTGCCAGATTGCCCGAACCATGGACACAGTTTCCCGATGCCCGGGTCCTCGCCGCATCAGAAAACCCCGAATCGGAACTGTCGATTTTTGCCGGAACGTGCGCCACGGAACTTCTTGAGGCCGGGATCAATATGAATCTTGCCCCGGTTCTGGATATCTGCCCGGCCGGGGAAGGATACTTCATGGAACGAAGGAGCCTCTCCGGCGATCCGGTCAAAGCCGCCCGACTGGGGGGGCATGTGATTTCCGAAATGCAGAAGAACGGCCTGGCCGCCTGCGCCAAACATTTCCCGGGGCTCGGCAGCGCCAGACTCGATCCGCATCTCGAACTGCCTCTGGTTGGGAAAAAAGCCGACCTGCTACTTTCCGAAGATCTTCTTCCGTTCAGGGAAGCATGCCGGGCCGGTGTCGCAGCGGTCATGACATCTCACACGATCTATCAGGATATCGACCCGGAACATCCGGCAACTCTCTCCGGCAAAATCCTGACCGGAATCCTGCGTGAAAATATCGGCTATACCGGCCTGGTCATCACCGATGATCTTGAGATGGGGGCGATAGAAAATGAGCGGAGCGTTGCCGAGGCCGCCCTCCGTTCATTCGAAGCCGGGGCCGATCTGCTCCTGATCTGTCACGATCACCAAAAAATACGTGAAACGTGTGCCATTATCCATCACGCCCTCGCTTCCGGACGGGTCTCGGAGAAACAGATTACAGACGCTGCTGCGCGAATAGAGAAGGTCAGACATCGGTTTGCATAAATCCTGAATAGTTTCCCTCTTCTCTCAACACAAACTGCGGTAAATATGTTAGTATCCATCTGAATCCGGAACGGATAAAAATTTACCCGATACATCATCCCTCGGACCCCTGATCCTTAAAATGCTGCAAAAGGATGTTGCGCCATGAGCATGGAAAGCGAAAAGCTCGTCGTCGAGCTCAATTACCGACACGCCATCATTGACGAGAGAGACCCGGAACGGGCCTTCAGCAGCCGGAAGATGTTTGATCTGCTGCCGGAAACCCTGATGGACAAAAGAACCATGCGCCTGGTGGAGATCCACGATCTCTTTGCCGCAGTCGACGACACCAGGACCAACGTCGGTTCGGCAAGGCTTTTTCACTCCATGGTCAACCCCTCCGAATCGATCGAACTGATCCATGCCAAACATGATTCATTCTGCGAGCTGGACAGCAACGCCAAACTGAAAGATGCTATTGAAGAGTTTCTGGTCTCTTTTCGTTATGGCGAAGAAACCCTGTTCAAATTGCTGAACGCCCATATCCACCCCCTTGCTCCTTATGGCAGCTTCAACCGGGCCATGAACGTGATCAAAGACATGCTGCAGGGAGTCAAAAAGATCCCGCAACCGGAAACAATCTATCTCGACTCCCTGATCAAGAGTATTTTGAGTTTCAAGGGCTCACCCGCCTACGATCTCATCACCGGCCCGAGACATAGAACCACCAGGGGAATGAAAACCAGGAAAGAGAAAAAATTTTTCACCCCCTCTCTGCGCTTTTATCCGACCCGTTTGAGCATAGGCGCCCTGATCCCCGCGGTACCGGCGATTTATTTTGGTCTCGGCTGGTTCACCGAATTCATGAATCCGGCCGTTGCCTGGTCGATGCTCCTGCTCACCGGCTGGATGAGCGTCTTCGGTTTTCTCTACAGCGGGGTGATCAAGCCGATTTTCGACTACGAAACCGCCATCCTGCCGATCAGGACCAGGCTCACCCAGTCGAACCGTTTTGCTTCCGCGATCGAGGCTGTTGCCGCCATCGATGAGCTATTCTCTTTTGTGACCTTCAGCCGCAAGTCGAAGCATCCCTGCGTCCTGCCTGAAATCACCAACAATAAAAGCCACTCCTTCATCGCCAGAGACCTGCGCAATCCGACCAAGGATCTGATCGAGAATGATTTCGTTCCGAGCGACGTCTCCCTCGACGGCCAGCGGACCACCTTCATCACCGGTCCGAACAGCGGCGGCAAGACCACCTTCTGCAAGACAATCGTCCAGAACCAGATTCTCGGCCAGATCGGAGCGCCGGTGATGGCCAGTTATGCCAGAATCAATATGGCCGACCGCATTACCTACCAGGCCCCGGCCTTCGACACTCTGCATGACGAGGAGGGGCGTTTCGGCACCGAACTCAAGGTCACCCGGGACATCTTCTTCGCCACCACCCCGCAGAGTCTCGTTATTCTCGATGAAATTGCCGAAGGGACCACCACCCATGAAAAGATGGGGCTTTCGGTTGATATCATGAACGGCTTTTACGCCATCGGCAACAACACCCTGCTCGTCACCCACAGTTTTGAGCTGGTCGAGCAGTTCAGACGGCAGCAGAAAGGCCAGTACCTGCAGGTCGAGTTCAAAGACAATCTGCCGACCCATCGGATGGTCGAAGGCATCTCCCGTGAAAGTCAGGCCCACCGGGTTGCAAGCAAGATCGGCTTTTCCCCGGAAGACATCCGGAAACATCTGGAGGAGAAAGGGTACCTGGAACCTGAGCCTGAAGAAAACGGACATGAAGAGCGGAGAAAGAAAACCGAAGACCGGCGGAAAACGTCCGGTGACAGACGCCAGAGCCAGAATGACTGATTATTTAAGCTTTTCTCCTGGCTTCTGACTCCTGGCTTCTGACTTCTTGCGGGATACAGGCACGAATATATCGCCAAAACCCCTTTATTATCGGGAGATTAACCTAACTCAGAAAGTTGAGAACTAATCTCCGGCAATCACCCAGACCAAACGTCCTTCCGGTCGAACCAGTGCTGCGGGATACCGTTCCGAATATTTTTCCGGACTGGTCAGGATCAGGTCGGCGATCCCCCTTTTCGCAAATCCGTTGATCAGAAAGAGCACCATTCGGGCCCGGTTGATCACCGGCAGGGTCAGGGTCACTCGGGGAACAGCAGGAGAAAGTTCCGGCGGGAACGAGTCTGTCACCCATGTCTCTCTTTCGGCCAGGGCATCGGTTCCGGGAAAAAGAGAAGCGATGTGGCCATCCGGGCCCATGCCGAGCAGGATCAGGTCGAAAACCGGAAACCCTCCGGCCGACAGGCCATTCCTGAAGAAATCGCGAAGGGTCGCCTCATAGGCGGCTGCTCCGGCGGCAGCATTGGAAAGATCGGTCGGAATCCGGAAAATATTCTCCCGGGGCACTTCAGCCGGATCCAGGAACAGGCGTTCCGCCATCCCGGAATTACTGTCCGGGTGGTCTGCCGCAACCCACCGTTCATCACCCCAGAAAAAAAAGGTGTCCCGCCAGGGAGAGGCCTCGTCTTCCCGGTGCTCAAGTTCGGCCATATATCGGTACAGAGGCTGCACGGTGGAGCCGCCGGTCAGCGCTACTATATATTTCCCCCGTTCCGTTACGGCCCGGCGGCCGTGATCCATGAACAGTTCCGCCACCTGCCGGCAGAGCCGGTCAATATCGGCAACTTCATACACTTCAGCCTTCAAACAGTTCCTCCGCACTCCTTTCGGCCGCCGATTACTTCATCAACTGGCTCAGCCACTCTCCCGCCGCTTCCGGCCCCCAGCTTCCGGCCTCATAAAAATGCAACCTGCCGGGCCGGTCATCGCATACCGCGCACTCCTCAAGAATCGGGGTCAGAAATTCCCAGGCGAGCTCAACCGCATCCTGGCGCCAGAAAAACATCTGGTCGCCCTGCATGCAATCGAGCAGGACTTTCTCATACGCCGCCAGAACCGGGCCGCTGAAATCCTCACTGTAGTTGAAATCAAGGTTCATGGTCTGCAGACAGATTCTCGCCCCCGGGACTTTGGTCTGAAAAGAGAGCCGAATCTCCTCCTCCGGGAATATGGCCATGGTCAGGCGATTGGCGGTAATATTTTCCCCCAGCACCTCCCTGAACATCGAGTGGGGAGCATGCTTGAACTGAATGACCATCCGGGTGTCTTTTCGGGCCAGTCGCTTGCCGGAATAGAGATAAAATGGCACTCCCTGCCAGCGCCAGTTGTCGAGGAAAAGACGCATCATGGCAAAGGTCGGCGTCAGGGAATCGGATGATATTCCTGCCTCCTGCCTGTACCCGGGGACCTTCCCGGTCCTGTCGGGGCCATACTGGCCAAGGATGAGGTCTTCGTCGAGATCAACTGAGGTAAAGGGTTGCAGGCTGCGGAAGACCTTGACCTTCTCGTCCCGTATCCGATCAGGGGAGAATGCCGCGGGCGGTTCCATGGCAATCAGGGACAAGAGCTGCAGCAGATGGTTCTGGAACATGTCCCGGACCACCCCGGTTTTTTCATAGTACCCTGCCCGGGTGCCGACCCCCAGCTCTTCGGCGGCGGCAATCCCCACATACTCGATATAATTTCTGTTCCACAGGGGT
Proteins encoded:
- a CDS encoding energy-coupling factor ABC transporter ATP-binding protein is translated as MSHHIVAVKDLHYTYPDGTEALNGVSFRIEHGESVAIIGANGAGKSTLLHHLNGYITPGSGSVQIGDYPLTRETIQYVRRSVGMVFQNPDDQLFMSTVFDDVAFGPLNLGLPVEEVQKRVHEALTTVGLPHLADRPPHRLSSGQKRRVAIASVLSMSPDILVMDEPSSGLDPKARRQLIELLASFKHSKIIATHDLDMVLDLCERTIVMHEGLVKADGPTMEIFHNPELLEASCLEQPLRMQGYVVLQPS
- a CDS encoding DNA ligase; its protein translation is MNNLNDTSRLDGLYVLDCCRIRRATLLLIPLLAIFLSGTAAAALELMLPQVYEQNIDVAGWLVSEKLDGVRGYWDGKRLLSKNGIPLNPPAEFLKNFPDFALEGEIWGGRGTFEKTVGIVKKQQPHSGWLDLKFAVFDVPEADAPFVQRLQKGAEWFAEHPSGYVFLIAQKSVKSKEDLKEELFKVESVGGEGLIVRRPDTFYRMGRSSDILKVKSYQDMEGEVVAHLPGTGRNRERLGALLVELPNGTRCKIGTGFTDEERVHPPQVGTTITFKYYGFYKSGLPKFPSYLRVREEGL
- the queC gene encoding 7-cyano-7-deazaguanine synthase QueC encodes the protein MGADCKPKAIVLLSGGLDSTTTLAIAGHEGFDCYCLSFSYGQRQSIELEKAKVIAEKAGAAEHLILNLDLGKIGGSALTADIEVPKHDSVSEISSSIPVTYVPARNIIFLSHAVAWAEVIGARDIFIGINALDYSGYPDCRPEFLKSFINTVNLGTKAGAESGDRFNIHAPLIKLTKKEIIEKGLSLGVDYSFTHSCYDPDDQGRACGRCDSCLLRRKGFHEAGETDPVSYR
- the nagZ gene encoding beta-N-acetylhexosaminidase, with the translated sequence MTLFLQDIGALLMVGLPGPEMDDSTRSLIRESGVRNFIIFKRNVENPAQLKKLCAEIIADCINSGYGRPLISIDQEGGTVARLPEPWTQFPDARVLAASENPESELSIFAGTCATELLEAGINMNLAPVLDICPAGEGYFMERRSLSGDPVKAARLGGHVISEMQKNGLAACAKHFPGLGSARLDPHLELPLVGKKADLLLSEDLLPFREACRAGVAAVMTSHTIYQDIDPEHPATLSGKILTGILRENIGYTGLVITDDLEMGAIENERSVAEAALRSFEAGADLLLICHDHQKIRETCAIIHHALASGRVSEKQITDAAARIEKVRHRFA
- a CDS encoding DNA mismatch repair protein MutS, translated to MSMESEKLVVELNYRHAIIDERDPERAFSSRKMFDLLPETLMDKRTMRLVEIHDLFAAVDDTRTNVGSARLFHSMVNPSESIELIHAKHDSFCELDSNAKLKDAIEEFLVSFRYGEETLFKLLNAHIHPLAPYGSFNRAMNVIKDMLQGVKKIPQPETIYLDSLIKSILSFKGSPAYDLITGPRHRTTRGMKTRKEKKFFTPSLRFYPTRLSIGALIPAVPAIYFGLGWFTEFMNPAVAWSMLLLTGWMSVFGFLYSGVIKPIFDYETAILPIRTRLTQSNRFASAIEAVAAIDELFSFVTFSRKSKHPCVLPEITNNKSHSFIARDLRNPTKDLIENDFVPSDVSLDGQRTTFITGPNSGGKTTFCKTIVQNQILGQIGAPVMASYARINMADRITYQAPAFDTLHDEEGRFGTELKVTRDIFFATTPQSLVILDEIAEGTTTHEKMGLSVDIMNGFYAIGNNTLLVTHSFELVEQFRRQQKGQYLQVEFKDNLPTHRMVEGISRESQAHRVASKIGFSPEDIRKHLEEKGYLEPEPEENGHEERRKKTEDRRKTSGDRRQSQND
- the pgl gene encoding 6-phosphogluconolactonase, with the protein product MKAEVYEVADIDRLCRQVAELFMDHGRRAVTERGKYIVALTGGSTVQPLYRYMAELEHREDEASPWRDTFFFWGDERWVAADHPDSNSGMAERLFLDPAEVPRENIFRIPTDLSNAAAGAAAYEATLRDFFRNGLSAGGFPVFDLILLGMGPDGHIASLFPGTDALAERETWVTDSFPPELSPAVPRVTLTLPVINRARMVLFLINGFAKRGIADLILTSPEKYSERYPAALVRPEGRLVWVIAGD
- the zwf gene encoding glucose-6-phosphate dehydrogenase, with the translated sequence MATHNLNFGSGGSSASCRLPSGDLDPCTIVIFGATGDLTSRKLLPALFNLYRNRNLPEPCVIVGCGRTDLDSASFRKYLREKCPDAATDSGEWVSFMKRVHYQQVLYDSLGTYQELAVYLEALDKSEGTTGNRIYDLAVPPALYPVIAKNLTRAGLATEENGRWTRIVVEKPFGSDLASARELDRVIHEGFTEEQIFRIDHYLAKETVQNIMMLRFANSIFEPLWNRNYIEYVGIAAAEELGVGTRAGYYEKTGVVRDMFQNHLLQLLSLIAMEPPAAFSPDRIRDEKVKVFRSLQPFTSVDLDEDLILGQYGPDRTGKVPGYRQEAGISSDSLTPTFAMMRLFLDNWRWQGVPFYLYSGKRLARKDTRMVIQFKHAPHSMFREVLGENITANRLTMAIFPEEEIRLSFQTKVPGARICLQTMNLDFNYSEDFSGPVLAAYEKVLLDCMQGDQMFFWRQDAVELAWEFLTPILEECAVCDDRPGRLHFYEAGSWGPEAAGEWLSQLMK